A single Pseudomonadota bacterium DNA region contains:
- the hisD gene encoding histidinol dehydrogenase has translation MPWRRRCKPRSEDFAVIDIKRLDSTRPGFQSQLAALLAWEGVSDAAVHATVQEIIDAVRARGDAAVVEFTNRFDRMQAEGMAELEIPQNRLEQARGSLPAQQREALEFAAHRLRAYAQHQKMESWSYTEADGTVLGQQVTPLDRVGLYVPGGKAAYPSSVLMNAIPAKVAGVPELIMVVPTPDGEVNDLVLAAAAISGVDRVFTIGGAQAVAALAYGTETIPQVDKIVGPGNIYVATAKRMVFGAVGIDMIAGPSEILVICDGQTDPDWIAMDLFSQAEHDEDAQAILISPDAGFLDRVAESIDRLCPGMERAELIRTSLGARGALVRVKDLDEAAAVANFIAPEHLELSVADPQALAQKIRHAGAIFMGRYTAEAVGDYCAGPNHVLPTSRTARFSSPLGVYDFQKRSSIIFCSPEGASHLGKVAASLARGEGLTAHARSAEYRVKSEDR, from the coding sequence ATGCCCTGGAGACGACGGTGCAAGCCGCGCAGTGAGGATTTCGCAGTGATCGACATCAAGCGCCTCGACAGCACCCGGCCCGGGTTTCAGTCGCAGCTCGCCGCATTGCTGGCGTGGGAGGGCGTTTCCGATGCCGCCGTTCACGCTACGGTGCAGGAGATTATCGACGCGGTTCGCGCACGTGGCGACGCGGCGGTGGTGGAGTTTACCAACCGCTTCGATCGTATGCAGGCCGAGGGAATGGCCGAGTTGGAGATCCCACAGAATCGCCTGGAGCAGGCACGAGGGAGTTTGCCTGCCCAGCAGCGCGAGGCGCTGGAGTTCGCGGCGCACAGGTTGCGTGCTTATGCCCAGCACCAGAAGATGGAGAGCTGGTCCTACACCGAAGCCGACGGTACGGTGCTCGGCCAGCAGGTGACGCCGCTCGATCGCGTCGGTCTCTACGTCCCTGGCGGCAAAGCGGCCTACCCCTCGTCGGTACTGATGAACGCCATCCCGGCCAAGGTGGCGGGAGTACCGGAACTGATCATGGTGGTGCCCACACCCGACGGCGAGGTCAACGACCTGGTGCTGGCAGCCGCGGCGATCAGTGGCGTCGATCGAGTCTTCACCATTGGCGGCGCCCAGGCGGTGGCGGCACTGGCCTACGGGACCGAAACCATTCCGCAGGTGGACAAGATCGTCGGCCCCGGCAATATCTATGTGGCGACCGCCAAACGCATGGTCTTTGGTGCCGTCGGCATCGACATGATCGCCGGGCCTTCGGAAATCCTGGTGATCTGCGATGGGCAGACCGATCCCGATTGGATCGCCATGGATCTCTTCTCACAGGCGGAACACGACGAGGACGCCCAGGCAATACTCATCAGTCCCGACGCCGGATTCCTCGACCGGGTGGCCGAGAGCATCGATCGCCTGTGCCCCGGGATGGAGCGTGCCGAACTGATCCGCACCTCGTTGGGCGCGCGCGGCGCACTGGTACGCGTCAAGGATCTCGATGAGGCGGCCGCGGTGGCCAATTTCATCGCCCCGGAGCATCTGGAACTTTCGGTAGCCGATCCGCAGGCGCTGGCGCAGAAGATTCGCCACGCCGGCGCGATCTTCATGGGGCGCTACACCGCCGAGGCCGTGGGTGATTACTGTGCCGGCCCCAACCACGTGCTGCCCACCTCGAGGACGGCGCGGTTCTCCTCGCCGCTGGGGGTCTATGATTTCCAGAAGCGCTCCAGCATCATCTTCTGCTCGCCCGAGGGAGCAAGTCATCTGGGCAAGGTTGCCGCTTCCCTGGCGCGTGGCGAGGGTCTGACGGCCCATGCACGCTCGGCGGAGTATCGGGTGAAGAGCGAGGATCGGTAA
- a CDS encoding peroxiredoxin family protein, whose amino-acid sequence MSDQKSLAIIATKGSLDWAYPPFILATTAAALGYKTSIFFTFYGLQLLKKDMNLQVTPLGNPAMPMPMGMDKWFPVLGTALPGMQSMMSMMMKQKMKAKGVASINELRDLALEAEVKMIACQMTVDLFDFQPKDLIDGIEYGGAAMFFEFAGESDVSLFV is encoded by the coding sequence ATGTCTGATCAAAAAAGTTTGGCCATTATCGCCACCAAAGGTTCGCTGGACTGGGCCTATCCGCCGTTTATTCTTGCGACCACCGCGGCCGCTCTGGGTTACAAGACGAGTATCTTCTTCACCTTCTACGGCCTGCAATTGCTGAAGAAGGACATGAACCTGCAGGTCACCCCGCTCGGCAACCCCGCAATGCCCATGCCCATGGGCATGGACAAGTGGTTCCCGGTTCTCGGTACTGCACTGCCGGGTATGCAGTCGATGATGAGCATGATGATGAAGCAGAAGATGAAGGCCAAGGGCGTGGCCAGCATCAACGAACTGCGCGATCTTGCGCTGGAGGCCGAGGTGAAAATGATCGCCTGTCAGATGACCGTCGATCTCTTCGACTTCCAGCCCAAGGACCTCATCGACGGCATCGAATACGGTGGTGCCGCCATGTTCTTCGAGTTTGCCGGCGAATCCGACGTCAGCCTGTTCGTCTGA
- a CDS encoding ABC transporter ATP-binding protein: MQANQPETLVEIRGLRFLRGSRAIFDGVDLDIRRGRITAIMGPSGSGKTTLLRLIGGQLRPLEGAVHVDGEEVARLSRSGLYELRKRMGMLFQSGALLTDLTVYENVAFPLREHTRLPERMIRDLVLMKLEAVGLRGARDLMPSELSGGMARRVAMARAIALDPLMIMYDEPFAGQDPISMGVLVKLIRTLNDALGLTSIIVSHDVAETASIADYIYVIAGGKVIEHGTPAALRDSHSDWVRQFMQGLPDGPVPFHYPAPPLAVELLDGDAAC; the protein is encoded by the coding sequence TTGCAAGCCAACCAACCCGAGACACTCGTCGAGATCCGCGGATTACGGTTCCTGCGCGGATCGCGGGCGATCTTCGACGGTGTCGATCTCGATATCCGCCGCGGCCGAATCACGGCGATCATGGGGCCGAGCGGCAGCGGCAAGACGACGCTGCTGCGCCTGATCGGTGGCCAGCTGCGACCGCTGGAAGGCGCTGTGCACGTCGATGGCGAAGAGGTGGCGCGGTTGTCACGCAGCGGGTTGTATGAGCTGCGCAAGCGTATGGGAATGCTGTTTCAGAGCGGCGCCCTGCTGACCGATCTTACTGTTTACGAGAACGTCGCCTTTCCGCTGCGCGAGCACACCCGGCTGCCCGAGCGCATGATCCGCGATCTGGTCCTGATGAAATTGGAGGCCGTTGGACTGCGCGGCGCACGTGATCTGATGCCCAGTGAGTTGTCTGGCGGCATGGCGCGGCGGGTAGCGATGGCGCGCGCCATCGCGCTCGATCCGCTGATGATCATGTACGACGAGCCCTTCGCGGGGCAGGATCCGATCTCCATGGGTGTGCTGGTGAAATTGATTCGCACGCTGAACGACGCGTTGGGGCTGACCTCTATTATCGTCTCGCACGATGTGGCTGAGACCGCCTCCATCGCCGACTACATCTACGTGATTGCCGGAGGCAAGGTTATCGAGCACGGCACACCGGCGGCGCTGCGCGATTCCCATTCCGACTGGGTGCGCCAGTTCATGCAGGGGCTGCCCGATGGACCGGTGCCCTTCCACTATCCGGCGCCGCCCCTCGCTGTGGAGTTGCTCGACGGGGACGCGGCATGCTGA
- the murA gene encoding UDP-N-acetylglucosamine 1-carboxyvinyltransferase — MDRLIIEGGVPLSGEVRMSGAKNAALPIIISTLLVDGMVAIGNIPHLHDITTTMELLGGMGVELTVDERMNVEVDPRSINNFVAPYELVKTMRASILVLGPLLARFGEADVSLPGGCAIGSRPVNLHIKGLQAMGADIVVEGGYIRARAKRLRGARIFMDLVTVTGTENLMMAATLADGVTIIENAAREPEVVDLAHCLNSLGAKITGQGTDTITIEGVTALRGGRYNILPDRIETGTFLVAAAMTSGRIKVKDTQPSLLDSVLVKLREAGAKIEVGDTWIDLDMEGRRPQAVEVRTAPYPAFPTDMQAQFTALNAVAEGVGTITETVFENRFMHVPELDRMGARIELKGNTAICTGVRLLKGAPVMATDLRASASLVLAGLVAKGETRVDRIYHIDRGYDNIEEKLAQLGAKIRRVPS; from the coding sequence ATGGACCGACTGATCATCGAAGGTGGCGTGCCGCTCTCCGGTGAGGTGCGTATGTCCGGCGCCAAGAATGCCGCGCTGCCCATCATCATCTCGACACTCCTGGTGGATGGGATGGTCGCAATCGGCAACATACCGCATCTGCACGACATCACCACCACGATGGAGTTGCTCGGCGGCATGGGGGTGGAACTCACCGTCGACGAGCGTATGAATGTCGAGGTCGATCCGCGCTCCATCAACAACTTCGTCGCTCCCTACGAACTGGTCAAGACCATGCGCGCGTCGATCCTCGTGCTCGGCCCGCTGTTGGCGCGCTTTGGCGAGGCTGACGTGTCGTTGCCAGGCGGCTGCGCCATCGGATCGCGACCGGTCAATCTGCACATCAAGGGACTGCAGGCCATGGGGGCGGACATAGTTGTCGAGGGCGGCTATATTCGTGCCCGCGCCAAGCGCCTGCGTGGTGCACGCATCTTCATGGACCTGGTGACCGTTACCGGTACCGAGAACCTGATGATGGCGGCCACCCTGGCCGATGGCGTCACCATTATCGAGAATGCCGCGCGCGAGCCCGAGGTGGTCGATCTGGCGCATTGCCTCAATTCACTGGGTGCCAAGATCACCGGCCAGGGTACGGATACCATCACCATCGAAGGGGTGACGGCCCTGCGGGGCGGGCGGTACAACATCCTCCCCGATCGTATCGAAACCGGTACTTTTCTGGTGGCTGCGGCCATGACCAGCGGCCGCATCAAGGTCAAGGACACGCAACCCTCGCTGCTCGATTCAGTATTGGTCAAGCTGCGCGAGGCGGGTGCCAAGATCGAGGTCGGCGACACCTGGATCGATCTCGACATGGAGGGACGCAGGCCGCAGGCGGTGGAGGTCCGCACCGCTCCTTATCCGGCCTTTCCGACCGATATGCAGGCTCAGTTCACCGCACTCAATGCGGTTGCCGAGGGGGTGGGAACGATTACCGAAACGGTGTTTGAAAACCGCTTCATGCATGTGCCGGAACTCGATCGCATGGGTGCCAGGATCGAGCTCAAGGGGAACACCGCCATTTGTACCGGCGTCAGGCTGCTCAAGGGCGCGCCCGTGATGGCCACCGATCTGCGCGCTTCGGCCAGTCTGGTGCTGGCGGGTCTGGTGGCGAAAGGCGAGACGCGCGTCGACCGGATCTATCATATCGATCGCGGCTACGACAATATCGAGGAAAAGCTTGCCCAGCTGGGCGCGAAGATTCGTCGCGTTCCCTCCTGA
- a CDS encoding histidinol-phosphate transaminase, translated as MNDSKAWVHRWIRPEIRALSAYHVPDPGNLIKLDAMENPYRWPAEMVEEWLTLLRETPVNRYPDPDARGVKDALRAAMPIPAAAEILLGNGSDELIQMIALALAGEGRSVLAPEPSFVMYRMIGLFTGMDYVGVALKGDDFTLDMPAMLAAIERHQPAVLFLAYPNNPTGNLWPEAEIRRLIEAAPGLVVVDEAYAPFAGASLLGAVAEYPNLVVMRTVSKMGLAGLRLGLLVGDPRWLGEFDKVRLPYNINVLTQVSARFALRHSAVFDAQTAEICRERESLFEALATLPGITVYPSRANFLLIRCPAGRADELFAALKARGVLIKNLNGAGGRLTDCLRVTVGTPEENRAFLAALVSSAALQYSSG; from the coding sequence ATGAACGACTCCAAAGCATGGGTGCACCGCTGGATACGGCCCGAGATACGGGCGTTGTCCGCCTACCACGTCCCCGATCCCGGCAACCTGATCAAGCTCGACGCCATGGAAAACCCCTATCGCTGGCCCGCCGAGATGGTCGAGGAGTGGCTGACGCTGTTGCGTGAGACACCGGTCAATCGCTACCCCGATCCCGATGCGCGCGGTGTCAAGGATGCACTGCGGGCGGCGATGCCGATTCCCGCCGCGGCCGAGATCCTGCTCGGCAACGGTTCCGATGAGTTGATTCAGATGATCGCCCTGGCCCTGGCCGGGGAGGGGCGCAGCGTGTTGGCGCCGGAGCCCAGTTTCGTCATGTACCGGATGATCGGGCTGTTTACCGGCATGGATTACGTGGGTGTCGCGTTGAAGGGTGACGATTTCACCCTCGACATGCCGGCCATGCTGGCGGCCATCGAGCGTCACCAGCCGGCGGTGCTGTTCCTCGCCTACCCCAATAACCCGACCGGCAACCTGTGGCCCGAGGCTGAGATCCGCCGGCTGATCGAGGCCGCGCCGGGGCTGGTGGTGGTCGACGAGGCCTACGCGCCGTTTGCGGGAGCCTCCCTTCTGGGAGCGGTGGCGGAGTACCCCAATCTGGTGGTGATGCGCACGGTCTCGAAAATGGGGCTGGCCGGGCTGCGGCTCGGTTTGTTGGTGGGCGACCCTCGTTGGTTGGGCGAGTTCGACAAGGTGCGGCTGCCCTACAACATCAACGTACTGACCCAGGTCAGCGCCCGGTTCGCGCTCCGCCACAGCGCGGTGTTCGATGCGCAGACCGCGGAGATCTGCCGCGAGCGCGAGTCGCTGTTCGAGGCACTGGCTACCCTGCCTGGCATCACCGTCTATCCCAGTCGTGCTAACTTCCTGCTGATCCGCTGCCCTGCGGGCCGGGCCGATGAGTTGTTCGCCGCACTCAAAGCGCGGGGAGTGTTGATCAAGAATCTCAATGGAGCCGGCGGGCGGTTGACCGATTGCTTGCGGGTGACAGTTGGGACGCCCGAGGAGAACCGGGCCTTCCTGGCTGCGTTGGTATCCAGCGCAGCGCTGCAATATTCTTCAGGCTAG
- a CDS encoding STAS domain-containing protein, whose amino-acid sequence MVQNDACLKQGGDGELLLTGALSFASVPQLEGLLEPLQRPGQETVIDLRGVKRSDSAGLALLVEWLRQTRQRGAKLTFRNIPEQMQAMARISQVYGLLNDEAPDAD is encoded by the coding sequence ATGGTGCAAAATGACGCCTGTCTGAAGCAGGGCGGCGACGGCGAACTGCTGCTGACCGGCGCCCTGAGTTTTGCCAGCGTGCCGCAGCTGGAGGGGCTGCTGGAACCGTTGCAGAGACCAGGCCAGGAAACCGTGATTGATCTGCGCGGCGTCAAGCGCAGCGACAGCGCCGGTCTCGCGCTTCTGGTTGAGTGGTTGCGGCAGACGCGGCAGCGCGGCGCAAAGCTGACGTTTCGCAATATCCCCGAGCAGATGCAGGCCATGGCTCGAATTAGCCAGGTGTATGGATTGTTGAACGATGAGGCGCCCGACGCCGATTAG
- a CDS encoding calcium/sodium antiporter (YrbG; inner membrane protein involved in cell envelope integrity; putative sodium ion/calcium ion exchanger; in E. coli it is non essential for cell viability; member of the YRBG family of cation/Ca2+ exchangers), whose amino-acid sequence MDHTTGLLLPIAAVIAGFLMLVWGADRFVVGAAATARNLGISTLIIGLTVVGFGTSAPEMLVSGMAAWQGNTGLSIGNALGSNIANIGLILGVTALIAPLDVHSDTLRREFPILLAVVMFAGVLMADGNLGRIDGLLLLGGLCMMLYWLVTLGMRMRRGDPMTREITAEVPEARPLSRALMWLVFGLAVLLVSSRMLVWGAVEIAQSLGVSDLVIGLTIVAIGTSLPELAAAIVSAIKKEHDIAIGNIIGSNMFNLLAVLPLPGLISPGRFPEEVLVRDLPVMAIMTLALFAMAYGFGGHGRINRLEGGTLLAAFVGYQVMLYIQH is encoded by the coding sequence ATGGATCATACGACCGGTCTCCTGTTACCCATTGCCGCCGTCATCGCCGGATTCCTCATGCTGGTCTGGGGCGCGGACCGCTTCGTCGTCGGCGCCGCCGCCACGGCGCGCAACCTGGGTATATCCACGCTGATCATCGGTCTTACGGTGGTGGGATTCGGCACGTCAGCCCCGGAGATGCTGGTCTCGGGCATGGCCGCCTGGCAGGGCAACACGGGGCTCTCGATCGGCAACGCGCTGGGATCCAACATCGCCAACATTGGCCTGATCCTCGGGGTAACAGCCCTGATCGCCCCGCTCGATGTCCATTCGGACACCTTGCGTCGCGAGTTTCCCATCCTACTCGCCGTCGTTATGTTCGCAGGCGTACTGATGGCGGACGGCAACCTGGGACGTATCGACGGTCTGTTGCTGCTGGGCGGGCTCTGCATGATGCTCTACTGGCTGGTGACGCTGGGGATGCGCATGCGCCGCGGTGATCCCATGACCCGGGAGATCACGGCCGAAGTACCCGAAGCGCGGCCACTCTCCCGCGCGCTGATGTGGTTGGTCTTCGGCCTGGCGGTACTGCTGGTCAGCTCGCGCATGCTGGTGTGGGGGGCGGTGGAGATTGCCCAGAGCCTGGGCGTCAGCGATCTGGTCATCGGCCTCACGATCGTTGCCATCGGCACCAGCCTCCCCGAACTGGCGGCCGCCATCGTGAGTGCCATAAAAAAGGAACACGACATTGCGATCGGCAATATCATCGGTTCCAATATGTTCAACTTGTTGGCGGTGCTGCCACTGCCCGGCCTGATCAGCCCCGGAAGGTTTCCCGAAGAGGTGCTGGTGCGCGATCTGCCGGTCATGGCAATAATGACCCTGGCCCTGTTCGCCATGGCTTATGGATTCGGGGGACACGGCCGCATCAACCGCTTGGAGGGGGGTACGCTGCTCGCCGCCTTTGTCGGCTACCAGGTCATGCTCTACATCCAGCACTGA
- a CDS encoding ABC transporter substrate-binding protein has translation MAGWLGVAQAAMGPLELVQDTTDRLLQAIQAEKAVIEKDPDRIYRLVEEIALPHFDFERISRWVLAKNWRKATPEQRQRFLEEFTALLVRTYATALAEYKGQKVTMQPVRMKPDDTQVKVRAEVEQPGAFPIPIDYRMHLTDGAWKVYDVAIDDISLVANYRSTFANEISSGGIDNLIATLATRNKGGDGAK, from the coding sequence ATGGCCGGTTGGCTGGGCGTGGCGCAGGCGGCGATGGGACCTTTGGAACTGGTGCAGGACACCACGGACAGGCTGTTGCAGGCGATCCAGGCCGAGAAGGCGGTGATTGAAAAGGATCCGGACCGGATCTATCGGCTGGTGGAGGAGATTGCGCTGCCCCATTTCGATTTTGAACGCATCTCGCGTTGGGTGCTGGCGAAGAATTGGCGCAAGGCAACGCCGGAACAACGTCAGCGCTTTTTAGAGGAGTTTACCGCGTTACTGGTGCGTACCTACGCAACGGCGCTGGCCGAATACAAAGGCCAGAAGGTGACCATGCAACCGGTGCGCATGAAACCGGATGATACCCAGGTCAAGGTGCGGGCCGAGGTGGAACAGCCGGGTGCCTTCCCGATTCCCATCGACTACCGGATGCATCTCACGGATGGTGCATGGAAGGTCTACGATGTCGCGATCGACGATATCAGCCTGGTTGCCAATTACCGCAGCACCTTCGCCAACGAAATCAGCAGTGGTGGTATCGACAACCTGATCGCCACCCTCGCGACCCGCAACAAGGGTGGTGATGGTGCAAAATGA
- the mlaD gene encoding outer membrane lipid asymmetry maintenance protein MlaD gives MFQSRTTEIWVGLFVAAGLAALFVLAMKVSNLSGFTDEKGYTLVARFENIGGLKVRSPVTVSGVRIGRVAGISYDNENYEALVTLNVSAHYDKLPTDTSASILTAGLLGEQYIGLEPGGEEQFLKDGDSIQLTQSALVLEKIIGQFLFSKAAEGVKE, from the coding sequence ATGTTTCAGTCACGAACTACGGAAATATGGGTCGGGCTGTTTGTCGCTGCGGGACTGGCGGCGCTCTTCGTGCTGGCGATGAAGGTCAGCAATCTGAGCGGTTTCACGGATGAAAAAGGCTACACGCTGGTAGCCCGATTCGAAAACATCGGCGGCCTCAAGGTGCGATCACCGGTGACTGTTTCGGGGGTAAGGATAGGGCGGGTGGCCGGTATCAGCTACGACAATGAGAACTACGAGGCCCTGGTGACGCTCAACGTGAGTGCGCACTACGACAAGTTGCCCACGGATACCAGCGCCAGCATCCTCACTGCGGGCTTGCTGGGCGAGCAGTATATTGGTCTCGAGCCCGGTGGTGAGGAACAGTTTCTCAAGGACGGGGACAGCATCCAGCTGACCCAGTCCGCGCTGGTGCTGGAGAAGATCATCGGTCAGTTTCTCTTCAGCAAGGCTGCGGAAGGCGTCAAGGAATAG
- a CDS encoding BolA family transcriptional regulator, with protein MQAQDIEAIIRAGLPEAEHVSVSGDGTYFKAVIVADSFAGKGLVQQHRQVYATLGDKMRAEIHALSIQTLTPEEWEAEGRPSA; from the coding sequence ATGCAAGCGCAAGATATCGAGGCGATAATCCGTGCCGGCCTTCCCGAGGCCGAGCACGTATCTGTCAGTGGAGACGGTACTTACTTCAAGGCTGTCATTGTCGCCGATTCATTTGCCGGTAAAGGGCTGGTTCAGCAGCACCGTCAGGTCTACGCGACTTTGGGGGACAAGATGCGCGCCGAGATCCATGCGCTCTCGATACAGACGCTGACCCCCGAAGAGTGGGAAGCCGAGGGACGTCCCAGTGCCTGA
- a CDS encoding ATP phosphoribosyltransferase, with protein sequence MRDTLTIAVSKGRIFQEALPLLAGAGIIPRDDPETSRKLILETNRPDVRLVIIRASDVPTYVEYGAADLGVAGKDVLMEHGGDGLYEPLDLRISRCRLMVAGRPEEAEPAERLRVATKYPNITRRYYARQGRQVETIKLYGSMELAPLVKLADRIVDLVDTGNTLKANGLAPLEHIADISSRLVVNKASMKMKHTAVQELIDALETTVQAAQ encoded by the coding sequence ATGCGCGACACACTGACCATCGCTGTCTCCAAGGGACGCATCTTCCAGGAGGCGCTGCCGCTCCTGGCGGGCGCCGGGATCATTCCCCGGGACGATCCGGAGACCAGCCGCAAGCTGATTCTGGAGACCAACCGGCCCGATGTGCGGCTGGTGATCATTCGCGCCTCCGATGTGCCCACCTATGTGGAGTACGGGGCCGCCGATCTGGGCGTGGCCGGTAAGGATGTGCTGATGGAGCATGGGGGCGATGGGCTCTACGAGCCGCTCGATCTGCGAATTTCCCGCTGCCGCTTGATGGTGGCGGGCCGACCCGAGGAGGCGGAACCGGCCGAACGCCTGCGGGTGGCGACCAAGTACCCCAACATCACGCGTCGTTACTACGCCCGCCAGGGCAGGCAGGTGGAGACCATCAAACTTTACGGCTCCATGGAGTTGGCGCCGCTGGTAAAGCTGGCGGACCGTATCGTCGATCTGGTCGATACCGGCAACACCCTCAAGGCGAATGGCCTCGCTCCCCTGGAGCACATCGCCGACATCAGTTCGCGCCTGGTGGTCAACAAGGCGTCGATGAAAATGAAACACACCGCCGTGCAGGAGCTGATCGATGCCCTGGAGACGACGGTGCAAGCCGCGCAGTGA
- the mlaE gene encoding lipid asymmetry maintenance ABC transporter permease subunit MlaE produces the protein MLTLLQRLGRAGLNFFERLGRGHLFLFHTLVTLPGLLWRFGLVIRQIYSVGVLSLVIILVSGLFVGMVLGLQGYNTLVDFGAEESLGVVVALSLVRELGPVVAALLFAGRAGSALTAEIGLMKATEQLSGMEMMAVDPLQRVIGPRFLAGVISMPLLAAIFSAVGVVGGYFVGVGLLGVDEGAFWSQMQAKVDLQEDVYNGVIKSVVFGVVATWIAVFEGYDAVPTSEGVSRATTRTVVHTALAVLGLDFLLTALMFTEV, from the coding sequence ATGCTGACCCTGCTGCAGCGACTGGGGCGGGCCGGGCTCAATTTCTTCGAGCGCCTGGGACGCGGTCACCTCTTTCTTTTTCATACCCTGGTTACACTGCCGGGACTGCTGTGGCGCTTTGGTCTGGTAATCCGGCAGATCTATTCCGTGGGTGTGCTGTCGCTGGTGATCATCCTGGTCTCGGGGTTGTTTGTCGGTATGGTGCTGGGACTGCAGGGATACAACACCCTGGTCGATTTTGGTGCCGAGGAGTCGCTGGGCGTGGTGGTGGCGCTCTCGCTGGTGCGCGAGTTGGGACCGGTGGTCGCGGCACTGCTCTTTGCCGGACGCGCCGGGTCGGCTTTAACCGCAGAGATCGGGCTCATGAAGGCCACCGAGCAACTCTCCGGCATGGAGATGATGGCAGTCGATCCCCTGCAGCGTGTTATCGGTCCGCGGTTCCTCGCCGGGGTGATCTCGATGCCGCTGCTGGCCGCCATCTTCAGTGCCGTGGGGGTTGTGGGCGGCTATTTTGTCGGCGTTGGCCTGCTGGGCGTCGATGAAGGGGCCTTCTGGTCGCAGATGCAGGCCAAGGTGGATCTGCAGGAGGATGTCTATAATGGCGTCATCAAGAGCGTGGTGTTCGGAGTCGTGGCGACCTGGATCGCGGTATTCGAGGGTTACGACGCAGTGCCCACTTCCGAGGGGGTGAGCCGGGCGACGACCCGCACCGTGGTGCACACGGCACTGGCGGTATTGGGGCTCGATTTCCTGCTCACCGCACTCATGTTCACAGAGGTCTAA
- a CDS encoding sulfurtransferase TusA family protein, with protein sequence MADFDQELDATGLNCPLPILRAKKSLAGLQSGQVLRVVATDPGSVKDFDAFARQTGNELLDSSEDAGTYYFRIRKA encoded by the coding sequence ATGGCTGATTTCGATCAGGAACTCGACGCAACGGGCCTCAATTGCCCGCTCCCGATCCTGCGTGCCAAGAAATCCCTCGCGGGTTTACAGAGCGGCCAAGTCCTACGTGTGGTAGCCACCGACCCGGGATCCGTCAAGGATTTCGACGCTTTCGCCAGGCAAACGGGCAACGAACTACTGGATTCGAGCGAAGATGCAGGGACCTATTACTTCCGTATTCGCAAGGCCTGA